Genomic window (Equus asinus isolate D_3611 breed Donkey chromosome 13, EquAss-T2T_v2, whole genome shotgun sequence):
CAAACTGGAGAAGAACAGGTGTGTGTGCGAGCGTGTGTGACTCTgggcccgccccgcccgccgtGGGGACTGGTCCCACCCTTGGTTCCCCAAGCTGTCCTTGGGCCTTCCCTCCCCGCCTCCAGGCCGTGCCTCTGCCCCCGGCAGTGGCTGACCCGCGCTGCTACCTCTCCCCAGGAGGGCCCATCTGAAGGAATGCTTTGAGACCCTGAAGAGAAACATCCCCAACGTGGACGACAAGAAGACTTCGAATCTGAGCGTGCTGCGGACGGCGCTGCGGTACATCCAGGTATGGGGGAGGGAAGCGCGGCCCAGAGGAGGCGGGCGGTGGTGGTGACGGCCGCAGAGCCAGCTTCCTCCCCGCGCCCCACCGCCCTCGCCCGGTCGTCGCGGTCCCGCCCCCTCCCGGCTCCCCCGCCCTCCTCCACGCGGGCGCTGAGCACATGGCCCGGTGACGTCACGGGGCTCCCCGCCCGTCAGGGGGCGGGCAGACGGGCGCGCGTGCGCGGGCAGGGCGGGGGCGGTGCTGCCCtcggcctccctcccctcccccgtcgGGCCGCCCTGCGGAATCCGTGTCACCCCGGCGCCCGGCCCCGCTTAGCTGCCTGCCGCTGTTAGAGCACCCGCGGGTGAGGAGGGCGTGGAGCAGCCTGGCGCCTCCACCCCGCCCGCAGCGCCTGGGCGGAACCCGGATTCGGCCCAAGAGTCTGTCGCTGGGCCGGGGGAGGGGTGTCCCCGGGCGTGGCTCCCTCCAGTCGGCTGCGCGCCAGTGAAGCCCCCGACTTTTACCCGAGAAGGATTCAGATCCTTGTAGTGAGCGCACTGAGGTGCCACGACCCGAGTTTGGGGGTTAAACCTCGGGGTTGGAGGAATGCGGCAGCTTGAGTGGGAGACAAGCAGCCCCGGGGTCACCGAACCTCTAAAAATTACTCTCTCCTTCCGTCAGGGTTTTAAAAAAGCCCTTTCCAGGGCGCCCTCCTGGCCGTGTCCCCTCGCCGTGAGCCCTGGCTCCCCTCTGCGGCACCGGGCCGGCGCCCGCCAGATAAGCTAGTTGCCATGGCGGCCCGAGTTTCGGTTTCCCTGGAAACCCGCGGCGGGCTGCGCGCGCGGGGAGGGcggcggtgggggtggggcggtggCCACGCTCCGCTGCCGCGGAGACGGAGTCCGAACGGAGCCgttggggagtgggaggggcttgggggctccctgccagcTGGGGGGAGGAGCCTCAGGGTCCCCTGGTCGTCGCTCTTGGGAAGCCTGGGGGCTGGGCGGCGTCACGGCCCTGGCGGGAGTGGATGGCAGAGGGTCGGGCCGGGCGAGGAGCCAGAAGCGGGTCGCCACCCCTCCCCCGGCCTCGACTGCGGGGTCACAGCCCCGAGGTAACCGGAGCCTGACTCGCGACGGCTCTCAGTCGGCGGCTCCCTCCCCGCCTCCCGTGAACGCGCGCCCTTCCGCCCGCCCTCTAGCGCGGGGAGGTGCTGGCGCGTCTCCAGGCCGCTTCCCGGCaccgggaggggcggggccgggcccgcggaTTGGCGAggccgggcggggggcggggctccTGCGCGCGCCGAGGGAGGGTGCGGCCGGCGGGGAGTGACGCAGCATGGCCCGGGCCGCGTGGGTGCGCGCGTGCTCTGGGAGGGGCGGGTCCTCGCTTGCGGCCCGGACGGCACGGCGTCGGGGGCTTGCCTTGGGTTTCCGAGGGTACCCAGGAGGCTTATTTTTTGATGTATTTGCCGAACGTGGGCTTGAGTATGTTATTGATTGGTCCCTCAATCATACGCAGTTATATGGCCTGGGAGAAAATCTCAGTCCAAATGCGGTGACATTTTCTGCGAATATCAGCTTTCTGTACTGCGATGAggctaactgggaaaaaaattaatagtatCTTCGTCGTGAGGATGTTAGAAGGATTGGGCCTCTGTAAATATTAACTTAATTGCGATTATTAAGAAGTGGGGAGGATGGAATGGCACGTTCCTCTTTATAGATACATATTTAGGGAGGGGAGAGCAGAAACAGTCGAAAACTTAGAAGACTGCATAAATCCTGaacttcactcatttatttgttcattcaggtACTTTTGGGAAGCTCTGTGTCTGATTCTGAGGATATAGTGGGGGAGCAAAGAGGAAAATGTAGGTCTGCATCCTCATGGGTTTTGTCTTGCAGCAGATTATAAACAAGATGGAAGACTGTGCCATGCAGGTGTCACAGGGACAGATCACAGGATCTGttctggggaggtggggaagttGTTGCTAAGGAAGGGGCATtcaagctgagacctgaaggtcTCCGGATGACCAAGGCAAAGTGGAGGGCAGAGAGCCCAGCACAGTCCAAAGTTTCTCCAGCAGGAGGGAGCAGGATGCGTTTTTGGAAGTTAAAGATGGTCAGGAGGGTTGCCAGGTAGAGATGGGGGGCAGCAGGGCGCTCGATGAGAGCCAGAAGGGAGTACTGGAGAGATCACACAGAGCATGTAGACTGAGGGCTTGGCATGTGTGTCCAGGTGGAAAGCTGTGGGAAAGCTGGAGAACCCAGCCAGACCTATAGTGGCTTAGAGGTGGTAAAGGAGTTGAAGAAAGCCACGGTGAAGTGGACAGAAACAGGAAGAGGAGTGGGCATTTACCAAACCAGGTATCTAGGTAGTCTTAGAAAGGAAATGGGTCTAAGATGAAGCAATGTGGTCTAAAGTTAAACCCTGGGGAAACTTTCTGGGGGCCTCTAGGCCTGTGGAGAACTGGGCTAAGTGAGAAGAGGAGGTTTTGGCCTCTGATGTTCTCTCTCCCTGAGCCAGAAGCCTACCCTCCCTGCTAGTGAGTAGAGTTCAGGATGGCCacttccagcccccagcagccagATTCAAGTGAGGGCTGACTCACATCAATGATGCGGCCTCATCTCATGTCATGTCCAGCATTGGCCTTTTGGGGTAGAGCCAGGTGAGAAACCAAACAGGTGAGTGTGTAAGGGGAGGGATCTTTCTGGCAGAAATATGGGGAGAAGGTTAATCTCAAAGCCAGGATGGTAGAAGGGACTGTGTGTAGCCTGGGACTGGTGACAAAAGTGTAGAGCTACCAGGTTTCCGGCCAGTACAGAGCATGGCTGTATCTGGGTTATGTGTCGCAGGCACTAATGGTTTGAGGCATCTCTTACTGGTGAGGTCAGAAATGCAAGGAGTTTGGGGCTGTAGGAGGGAGCGTGGGGAAGTTAGTCCTAGTTGGTGTGTTGAGTTGAAGACGTTGCCATGCTCAGGAGGGGCAGATGAACAGTCAGGAAAGACTACTGCAAAACTGCCCATAGGAAATGGAGTCAAGGCTACTGGGTGACTGTGATTCTCCTGTGATGAAGGGGAGAGACAGGATAGAGGTTGGAGCTAACATGGTGAAGTCCCCTCAGATCCTTCCCCTGGGGCTAGGCAAAACGTTGTGCCTAGCTCTGTCCTGGCCTGGTAGGGTCAGGGGATATAAGCTAATTATAGAACAGCGCTTGCCTTCACTTACAGGGTTGGACAGGAACAGTGTGTGTTGAGGTGGAAAGacaaaacaggaaatatttaGGGGGTCATAGGAGCCAGTGTCTGATTAAGTACTACTTGACAGTCAATGTCATTGAACGCTCAGGTGTGCGTGCTGGTGCTGAGAAGGGCATGGGTTGGGGAAGGGCAGTGGAGAATGTAGGGGCTCAGGTGTGGTCTcagaagaggagcagagaagaTCTAGATTGGTGAGAAGGGGGCGTTCCGTGTGTAAGCATCTGGGCAGACAGAGTTTGGAGAGGAAAACTAAGACGAGCTGGGGAGTTTGGTGTGGAGAGCCAGTGGGCTCTGCACCTGGCCATGACCAGTGAGCCTTGGAAGCTACAAGTTGAGGAGCAGGTCAGGTAAGAAACTCAGGAGGCAGCAAGGCAGCACTGTCCATGTTGTCTGGTTGACCCAGCGGTCAGGACATGCCTAGGCCGAGGAGAAGCTGGCAACAGGGAAGCCGTTGAGACTTAGATGAGTTGGTTTAATGAAGTGTCAGAGTTGGGAGGtcatggaggaggggagaggcttTTGGTCTGGAAGGGAGCTGAGAAATAGGATAGGAGCTGGCCTTTGGAACTGCTAATAATAAGCCTCCTGCAGAGAGAAACTGGAGACCCTTCTAATAAGGGAGCACTGCCACAGTCTAGGAGGCAGGGCGTCCAGCACCTCCGTGAGGGGGCAGCCTAAGTGGCACAAGGTCACCTGTGGCCCTGAAGGAGTTGAGAGGGATATGGCACCGTGGATAAGGGAACTCCCTCCTGGTGTTCTTAGGGAAGGGGGTGGCATCAGCGTTGTGGGAGTGGGAGCAACCTGGAACCTGTGGTGAGGGACAGAAACCTCTCCAGGGGTGCTCAGTCCGAGTCAGCTGTGCTGTCCATCACCCCAAGAGCCATTTCTCATTGAAGAGTGCAGCTCAGGTACTGTGTGAAAGGAGGGGCACATTCCAGGGCGTGGGGATTGTTTAGCAGCCTGGGGAGTCTGGAGGCCTGTAGGCAGTGTGAAAATAGAGCATTGTAGAGTGGCGACACAGGTGGGCACCATAGGGGCCCAGGAAGTTGGAGAGGAGGTACAGAGCCAGCAGCTATTGGAGACGAGATGGAGGCAGGTCAAGATGAAACGGCCACAAAGTCTGGCGGGTCATCCTCCAAGGATATTGAAGTTAAGGAGACTAGTGAATGATGAAGTGGAGAGAAGGGCAGGATCATTGGGGGTTCTTTGGGGAATGCGTTCCAAGGAGAGTAGCTTGTGGTATCCGTGAGTGACAGAATGGTGTGAACAGCGGTGGAGGCCTTGGGCATGACCCCAGAAGTCTGTGTTACCCTTCCTGTCCTTCTCTGCAGAATGGAGAGAGATGCTGCCAGGAGGGTGGATGGGGCATGAGGTGGGGAAGCCCCTCAGGACAGAGTTGAtgtggggatgggagaggggctgACCTGGATCTGTGCTTTCTTTCAATGGCGCCTGCCTGAGAGCCTGCAGTACCCGGGACGCTGGGCCTCACtaggcagagccaggaccaggaGGCAGGTGTTGTCTCCAACAGCCCCTGTCAGCCTGGGGCCCGGTCAGTGCAGACCTGCCCTGTGGGCTGAGTGATCTGGAGGCAGGGGTGGCTGTGGGGATATGTTTATGGTAATCTGTGGGCCCCATGGCTGCTGCTCAGGGTATCCTGCTGTCCCTTGCCCTGTTCTCCAGTCcctaaagaggaaggagaaggaatatGAGCATGAGATGGAACGGCTGGCGCGAGAGAAGATTGCCACGCAGCAGCGGCTGGCGGAGCTCAAGCACGAGCTGAGCCAGTGGATGGATGTGCTGGAGATCGACCGTGTGCTCCGGCAGACGGGCCAGCCGGAGGACGACCAGGCCTCCACTTCTACAGCCTCTGGTGAGCCCTGCCTGCTACCCGTTCCATGTTGCTCCCGCCCTTCACAAATGACAGCTGCCCTGGCCAGGCCTTTGCCTGCTGGAAAAGatgcccctcaccccagccccatcGTATCCCCAGGGACATCTATATTTCTAACTTCTTGTTTCCCAAGCCCTCTCACCTCTCCCTGTGTCCCCCCACAGAGGGTGAGGACAACATAGACGAGGATATGGAGGAGGACCAGGCCGGCCTGGGCCCACCTAAGCTGAGCCATCACCCCCACCCGGAGCTGCCGAAGCCACCGCCCAGCACTGCCCCCAcgcctctgcctccccacccacacccccactcccagcctgtggccctgTCTCCTGCCCATCTGCCCGGGCAGCAGCCACCGCCACAGCAGAAGACACCTCTgccggcccctcctcccccaccagctGCCCCTGCCCAGGCTCTGGTGTCCGCTCCAGCCCATCTGGTGGCCGCGGCTGGGGGAGGCTCTACAGTCATCGCCCACACGGCCACCACCCACGCCTCAGTCATCCAGACTGTGAACCATGTTCTACAGGGGCCGGGCGGCAAGCACATCGCCCACATCGCCCCCTcggcccccagccctgctgtgCAGCTGGCACCTGCCACACCCCCCATTGGCCACATCACAGTACACCCTGCCACCCTCAACCACGTGGCCCACCTTGGCTCCCAGCTGCCCCTGTACCCGCAGCCTGTGGCAGTGAGCCAGCCTGTGGCAGTGAGCCACATCGCCCACACCCTCTCGCACCAGCAAGTAAATGGCACAGCTGGGTTGGGGCCCCCAGCCACCGTCATGGCAAAGCCAGCTGTGGGGGCTCAGGTGGTGCACCACCCCCAGCTGGTGGGCCAGACGGTGCTCAACCCTGTGACCATGGTCACCATGCCCTCCTTCCCGGTCAGCACACTCAAGCTGGCTTGAGGATGAGGCCACTCAGAGGCCCtcagtgggggcagggagggggaccTGTCCCCCACTCTCCCACCCACCAGCTCCACACATTCCAGCCAGGCCAGGCCCACCCCGCCCACACCCACCCCCAGGCCTCCTAGGGGAAGGGGGTGCAGAGACTCTgagccaggggagggaggggccaccCCAGGTAgctgggcacagggcaggggcTTACCCCACTGCACTAGGACTTGATGAAGTGATGAGAGACGCTCTGGTGACCATGTCACCTGTTGGGCCTGGTGCCAGCTCCAGTGCCGTCCCTGCCTCCCAACCCTGTCCCCTGAAATCAGTGCGATGTGGACGTGGTATTCTCCGACTTTCCCCTACCCTGCCCGCCttcctgtgctgctgctgctattgcTCTGTCTGGTGAGGTGGCTGAGTGCCCGGGCCCTCCCCTCCCGAGCCTCAGCCTTCTCTTCCCAGGCCTTTGGAGGGGAAACGGGGAAGCAGAACTGAAGCAATTTGGCCCAGAAAGCTGAAGACTGTGGGGACCCTGCTGAGTACAGGTGACAAATCCTAGGAAGTGGCTGGTCTGGCGTCCCATCCAGACAGGTGGGTGCCCCAGCATGGGGTTCTCCAACCCAGTTGCAGTCACTATGACTCATTACAGCAGAAACTAGTTAACGATTGTCTGCCAATAGTAAACCAAACCCAAGTTGTTGCCAAGCTCCCTGAGCCCGCCAATCTTTGCCACTGAGCTCCTGACCTCAGGAGGGCAGgctgagggtgggggcagggaaagaAGGGTTTGGCTGTGCCCATCACCTTCGCCCCCAGCCTGCGTCTGGACTGAGGAGAGCTGCTCTggacccctgcccccatccctggATATGGCTCTCAGCTTccagaaggcagagaggaggtGTGCTGTCTGGCCTCCACTCCCCTCTGCTCAGTGCTGTGTACTCCCTCAAGGGATAGGTGCCCCTGGGTGCCTCATGCTGCCTGGGAGACATTGGCCAGCATCTGGTCTGGGTTCCAGGATCCTGAAGCCACACTGTTGAGGCAATCAGGAAGTTAAAATCTGGCCCCTGATCCTTTCCCACACAGGCCCCTGGGGACCTGTAGAGAGGGAGCAGGGCCAGACTAGGGAGGAGGGCTGCTGCTTTTGCTCCAACTTCTGTCTCTAGTGTCATCTCTTTCTCCTGAACATCCCCCTTCTTCCATGGGCCTTTCTGAGTGTCCCCTCCCTGGTGGGGGCTGCTGTGTGCCACTGCCTTCCTTTGAGGAAAAGTCCTTAGTTGGGCTGAGAGCAGGGCAcagcttggggtggggaggagtgagtGGGGGGCCCTCTGTAGGGGATGCTGCTTTCCCTGCCTCTGCCTTGGCCAAGGGCTTTGGCTTCTCTTTATGTGGGTATTTATTACAAGTGGCCTTGTGTTGGACACACTCAgttacacacatgtgcacactctGCTCCCCACTTGGACACACTCACCAATGGCCTTTCAGTGTGGGAGGAGGATGTGAGTATTTCTAAGTGTGAAGTTTgacaggctgggggtgggagagtgtCAGGGCCCAGGATCCTCTGGAGTGTCCTCAGGACACTGGGGAGCCTGGCAACGGTCTTGAATAGATTTAGACACTTAAGAATTCCCTTTCAGTTCCCGGTGCTGGAGACCTCCCAGGGGActgtcttcttgtttttctctcctgtgggtggggaaggggaaggCCTATGGACGCCTTAGAGGCCTCTAGGAGAGGGCCCCGTACCCACCCTATGCAGAGCTCCCACCTCACAAGCTTGCTGCCTCCCTGCGCCTGCAGCCAATGCCACCTGCCACCCTTGTTCTTGGGGGAGCCAGTTTCATTCTTCCCAGTGTGATTACAATGgaaaaagcagagggagatgggtAGGCCTGGCGCCCAGGGAACAGTCAGAGAAGTATTGGTGAACCCGCCCCTCCTCTCAGCTCTGTTCACCACCTGCATCCTGAGGCCATTCCAGAGATGAAACGGTTGTGTTAACCAGTTGCCCCTTGGGCCTGCACAGATACCTCATCTGCCCtccgcccctgcccctcccagccccccatcAGTGGGGGGCCTCTGAATCTAGTGCCGAATGACTATGTCCAGATTGGTGACAATGGGtcttgttgctgttttgttgttgtttgtgaaCGCTGTGACGCTGTGTGCCCAAGAGGGCAGCCACCGCCAGCCCTTCCTTGGGCATCTCCCCTGAGAGCTGTCAGGACCACATCTGTCCTCGCCTGTGGgacctcctgcccctcccctccctagcCCTTCCAGCCTGGGGGACGCGTGTGCCCGTGCATGCGCgtgcacgcacacatacacacatcttaCCTCTCATGCGTGTTTTACTTTTTGATGTTCAGAGTGACTCACTGGCTGGGAGTCTTTACCTCGAGGAGAGGGGGAGGTTAGTTCCTTGGGGGGGCCAAAGAAGGGCAGGGAATGCCTGGAGGGAATGGCGGGGTCACCATAACCCCTGCTCTCTCCAGGAACAGTTTCTTCCCCCATCCCAGggtcccacccccatcccccaaagAGGTGGCCCTTGTTTACAGTGAGGACTTGGTCACTGTGTCTCCGTTTCCTGAAATATAAACCGTAGCGACCCCAGACTGTAGAGATTTTTATGTGTTTGGATACATCTGctgtgtgggaaaaaaaaaaaacctacaaaaacCCTAATTTTGTACATATTGTATTTTTACTATTGAACTGTATTCTAGTGGCTGTTCATGCTCCAAGACTTTAGGTATTGAGACATGAATACTATCCATGTAATAAGCACTTGcctggaataaaatataaaattgaaataaaccTGCACTGAAACCTAAGATGGAGCTGCCAGCCTGCAGCGTCTGGGTCATTTTGTTGCAAAAGGAGGCAGCCACCTTTAGGGAAAGACCTCCAGCAAGAAGCAGCAGTGTCTTCCCTGTTGACATTTGTGGGGAACTGTCCTCCAGTAGCTTCCGTGCTGGTcaattttagaaaacaattagGGACCTTCCAGTTCTGATCCCAATGTTCAATCCTCAACAAGCTCTGAGAACTGCAGTTATGGGCTTCCTTGAACTTTTGTACTACTTGATACTTCCTCAAACCATTTTTACAAACGCTATCTTGTTTCATCTCTTAACAGCACAATGAAGTAAATAAGAACTAGCCCCATTCtggcagataaggaaacaggttTGAGGTAGCTGTGACttgtggtcacacagctagcctGGAACCTTGTGGAGCTGCAGTCAGATCTCAACTCTGCAGAGTTCTCCCCTGAGTGTGTGCCACCCTGCCCTGGGGCCTGCTGCAGAGTCAGGAACCTGAACTCAAGAAAGCTCCAATGGGAAAAAGGTGGAGGATCTGTACACAGAAGGGTGAGAGGCTTCCTGAGAGGGATGTGCTTCTGGGGTTGTGGTTAGGGCAGGTCATCTGAGGAGTCCATGGGCTGTCCTCTCAGGGAAAggaacaagaagaggaagaagttgGAGGTCAGAGGTCAAAGAGCCATGTTCTAAGCTGGGTCTGCAAACCTGGGCCTGGAAGACCTTTGTCCCTATAACTACATCTTCTCTCCCCAGTTTAGGGGAAACCAGCCCTTTGGCAGGCTGTCTTGGGAGTAAgtggggaggtgagggagaaTGAATTAGCTGGGCCTAGCTATAGACTAGGCTGGCTGCCTCATCTAACACCCTGACACCTGTCACACTCCCAGCCCCAGTCAGGGGAACTGACTCAGCTTCTCTTCCTGGGGTGGGTCTGGGGATGCGAGGGGTTATCCTTAGGAAAGGGAGCGGTGGCTGAATGTCTTGGAGTCCCCTTCTTTGAAGAGCCAGCCTCAAGAAAGGCCGGACCCAgcgcccctccccactgccccacaATCCCTCCAGGCCCTTTCACTTGTGGGATGCTAGCTCCCTCTGCTGGTAGCTCCAGGAAGACCGGTCCCTTCCACTTTAGGGAAGGCCTAGGGTTAGGGTTAATATTTCATGAGTGCCCACTCAGTGTCAGACACTGTGCCCAGCACTGGGGATGAAAACACTGCCCCTGACAGTGAAGTAGGTATTATATCATCTAAGGGCTATCACTATATCTTAAGAGTAGGCAGAAACTCCCCTCTCTCTGCTCAGCTAGAGCTTGCAAGAAAGGGGCCTGTGGTTAaggtaacagaaaacaaaaatcccaaGTAGGAATCCAGGAGCTTCCATTTACCAGCTCCTGCTCTGTAAGAGAGGGAGACTCATTTTCAGGGTAGGAGGGCTCCCTGAGATGGCATTATAGCGCCCTGCTCACACTTCCAGCTCcacctctccacacacacattgTCCTCAGCAGATGCATCATTTTGGCTATGGGATTCCCTCTGGTCTTAGAAGCCCAGCCAGGGACCTGGGGAGTGCCAGTACTTGTGGGTGGAgcagggaagggaggggtgggTATTTGAAGGAACCAGGCCATTTCCAGGCTAGTTTATCAGGGGCCTTTAGTAAACTTCTTTCAGGAGGAGAAACAGCAGAGGGAATTCTGATTGTTCCAGGCAACAGGATCagccagggggtggggaggtgttCCCTTGAGGGGCTTATAAGCTTCCCTGGTCCCAGAGCTCCCTGTGTCAACTGATTTCCTTGTCTGTCTGAATGGGTCTGAGGGAGCTGACAACAGGTCCTAATGCCCGGAAAGCTACACCAGACCACATGCTGGTGACTGGAGCCTCTACCTGGAGCCATAGATGATGGGGCAGTGGCCTTCTGGGGTCGGGGAAAGCAGGTGGGAAGCTATTATAGTTGGGCCCTTTCCATACATCAACAGGTCTGATCCCTCCCAATACTCCCCCAACACCCTAGCCTGAAGCAGGCATCTTAAAGACAGTGCTCAGTGGGCAGAAGCCAAGGCCAGAGAGACAGGATCCTTCTCCACTGGCTGGAGAGGTCAGGAGATCCTGCAGATTCCCCGTCAAACTCCAACTCCACTGCAGCCAGCCAGAagggcaggcaggctggggaAGGGATGGGACAGGGACCTACACTCATCCAGAGGCTGGAGAGGTCAATGGTCAGTCTGAGATAGGACCGCTGGCTCTAGGGTGAAGTCCCCCCGAGGGCTTCCTCTGAGTACTTGGGGTTTGGCtatcacccccaccccagcccacagccAAAGGCCCTCTCCCCTGGAAACTTTGGTTCTCTCTCTTCACCATCCTTGCCTTGCGGGGCTGGCCCTCTTTACCGTTTGATTGTGGAGTTTACAGAATTCCCTAACACACATAGTCACTCGCTGTCCAGTGCCAGCCCAAAAGCAGCCCCCAGAGCCTAAAGCATTGCCAAATGCTGTGTTTATTGGTCTGTTACATTGAAGAGTATAGTTTCTGAGCcaaaaaacatacatacacactctgCTCCTCACAAAACCACTGAGTCACTAAGGCAGGGACACAATGGCCACCGTGCTTTGGTGGAGGCCAAGGACTCACAGACAACGACGGGAGGGCAATAGGGCAGGTGGGTTGGCCCACAAACAGGCGTGCAGTGCCTGGGACAGAGGTGGGCTGGGAGCTATGCTGGATGCAGAAGGGCTGCTGGgccatttttcatgtttcttaaaTGCAAGAAGTCTCCAGACCTTAGTGACTGCTAGGCAGGCCCCAGCCCCAGTGGCAGAGTGGCCTCCTGGCCCCAAAGCAAGGCCTACCCTGAATGTGTTGAGGGGAAGGGAGGTAGGAATGACAGCAAGCAGTGTTCCTGGGCCTAGGGTCAGGGGCTGGGCCCTTCCTAGCATCCCCATGAGTGAGGCTCCTCCAGGGGAGTTCCCAGCTCCCAAGGCCTCTCGACATCCTGAGAAATGTGTGGAAGGCAGAGCTAGCCTTGCTTCTCACCAGGGACAAACGGGAGACACAGGTAACCACCCCCAAAGCCTCAGGGACTCAGCAGATGCCTGGGATAGGCAATGGGCTGCCCCTAAACTCTGGGGCCTGTT
Coding sequences:
- the MNT gene encoding max-binding protein MNT isoform X1, whose product is MERGPLPSPCSQPAAKQASPSCGAFSRDAELMDEQERLRLEREREQEQKKASSLARLAHALPVEEPRNEAPPLPLSPPAPPPAPPPPLATPTPLTVIPIPVVTNSPQPLPPPPPLPPAAQPLPLAPRQPTLVSTPGLSIKESAALPTRPQVPTPAPLLPDSKTTIPPTGSPKPLQPLPTPILTIAPHPGVQPQLAPQQPPPPTLGTLKLAPAEEVKSSEQKKRPGGIGTREVHNKLEKNRRAHLKECFETLKRNIPNVDDKKTSNLSVLRTALRYIQSLKRKEKEYEHEMERLAREKIATQQRLAELKHELSQWMDVLEIDRVLRQTGQPEDDQASTSTASEGEDNIDEDMEEDQAGLGPPKLSHHPHPELPKPPPSTAPTPLPPHPHPHSQPVALSPAHLPGQQPPPQQKTPLPAPPPPPAAPAQALVSAPAHLVAAAGGGSTVIAHTATTHASVIQTVNHVLQGPGGKHIAHIAPSAPSPAVQLAPATPPIGHITVHPATLNHVAHLGSQLPLYPQPVAVSQPVAVSHIAHTLSHQQVNGTAGLGPPATVMAKPAVGAQVVHHPQLVGQTVLNPVTMVTMPSFPVSTLKLA
- the MNT gene encoding max-binding protein MNT isoform X2: MSIETLLEAARFLEWQAQQQQRARDEQERLRLEREREQEQKKASSLARLAHALPVEEPRNEAPPLPLSPPAPPPAPPPPLATPTPLTVIPIPVVTNSPQPLPPPPPLPPAAQPLPLAPRQPTLVSTPGLSIKESAALPTRPQVPTPAPLLPDSKTTIPPTGSPKPLQPLPTPILTIAPHPGVQPQLAPQQPPPPTLGTLKLAPAEEVKSSEQKKRPGGIGTREVHNKLEKNRRAHLKECFETLKRNIPNVDDKKTSNLSVLRTALRYIQSLKRKEKEYEHEMERLAREKIATQQRLAELKHELSQWMDVLEIDRVLRQTGQPEDDQASTSTASEGEDNIDEDMEEDQAGLGPPKLSHHPHPELPKPPPSTAPTPLPPHPHPHSQPVALSPAHLPGQQPPPQQKTPLPAPPPPPAAPAQALVSAPAHLVAAAGGGSTVIAHTATTHASVIQTVNHVLQGPGGKHIAHIAPSAPSPAVQLAPATPPIGHITVHPATLNHVAHLGSQLPLYPQPVAVSQPVAVSHIAHTLSHQQVNGTAGLGPPATVMAKPAVGAQVVHHPQLVGQTVLNPVTMVTMPSFPVSTLKLA